The Mucilaginibacter gracilis genomic interval AATATTATAAGATTTAACTCAATCCTACCTAATTGTTGCTCTTTTCCTCTTGTGCTAACTCTTGTAGTATCTGGTTTAATTCGCCATCTTTATAACACAATATTTGGTGAATGAAACTTTTTAATAATAACGAGTTGGTAACACTAATTATTGGCGCTACTCGCAATAGTGTTCGGTCTATTATTGAAACGCACTGGTAATGATAAAATATGATTTGGAATTATTAAATTTGAATAAAATAGGAAATCATGAAAGTGCTGTTAGACATAAAGGATAGTAAAGCTTCTTTTGTTATGGAGTTGTTGGATAGCCTGCCTTTTGTTAAGGCTCAGGAACTAACAGAATCTAAAGCATTATTAATGAAAGAAATGAAAGAGGCTGTAGAGGAAATGAAATTAATTAAAGCAGGCAAAAAGGAAGCGCGCAATGCAGACGATTTTTTGAATGAGCTATAATGTTAAAACTATTGCCGTTTTTGAAAGGCAAGCGAGGCGGCTTCTAAAGAAATACATTTCGCTTAAGAAGGAGCTAAATACTTTAATTCAAGATTTAAAGGAAAACCCCGAGCAGGGCAACTATATCGGTAGCGGGTGCTACAAAATTAGGTTGGCTATCGCATCTAAGCAAAAGGGCAAATCAGGCGGCGCAAGGGTTATTACTCATATTGTAGT includes:
- a CDS encoding type II toxin-antitoxin system RelE/ParE family toxin, encoding MSYNVKTIAVFERQARRLLKKYISLKKELNTLIQDLKENPEQGNYIGSGCYKIRLAIASKQKGKSGGARVITHIVVNDQSVYLISIYDKSEKENLTDKELQELLKGL